In one Pseudarthrobacter oxydans genomic region, the following are encoded:
- a CDS encoding carbohydrate ABC transporter permease, whose product MSSSLAARRSPGSLTRSNLSGWGFAAPFLVFFLVFLVWPLLYGVYMSLTGKSLTGANDSLIGFANYAEALSDAGMWRSLGNTLYFTVISTVPLVLVALVMAALLNVGLPAQWLWRLSYFAPYLLASTVVSLFFTWMYNPQLGLINDSLSKIGIPKVAWLNDPNVAMWAIVIATLWWTVGFNFLLYLAAMQNIPHQHYEAASLDGAGAWRQFFSITLPQLTPTTVMIVLLQILASLKIFDQVYQMTAGGPGGSTRPVVQYIFETGFTGYRLGYSAAISYIFFGLIVLVSVMQFVITRRRSA is encoded by the coding sequence ATGAGTTCTTCACTAGCAGCACGGCGGAGCCCCGGGAGCCTCACCAGGAGCAACCTCAGCGGCTGGGGGTTCGCCGCGCCCTTCCTGGTTTTCTTCCTCGTTTTCCTTGTGTGGCCCCTTCTCTACGGCGTCTACATGAGCCTCACCGGCAAGTCCCTGACCGGAGCCAATGACAGCCTGATCGGCTTTGCGAACTACGCCGAAGCCTTGTCCGACGCCGGCATGTGGCGCTCACTCGGCAACACCCTGTACTTCACCGTGATCAGCACGGTCCCGCTGGTGCTGGTGGCCCTGGTGATGGCGGCACTGCTCAACGTCGGTTTGCCGGCCCAATGGCTGTGGCGGCTCTCCTACTTTGCCCCGTACCTGCTCGCGTCCACCGTGGTTTCACTGTTCTTCACGTGGATGTACAACCCGCAGCTTGGCCTCATCAACGATTCCCTGTCCAAGATCGGAATCCCCAAGGTCGCCTGGCTCAACGACCCCAACGTGGCCATGTGGGCGATCGTCATTGCCACCCTCTGGTGGACGGTGGGGTTCAACTTCCTGCTCTACCTGGCGGCGATGCAGAACATCCCGCACCAGCATTATGAGGCAGCATCCCTCGACGGTGCCGGGGCCTGGCGCCAGTTCTTCTCCATCACCCTGCCGCAGCTGACCCCCACCACCGTGATGATCGTGCTCCTCCAGATCCTCGCCTCGCTCAAGATCTTCGACCAGGTGTACCAGATGACCGCCGGAGGGCCCGGAGGATCAACCCGGCCCGTGGTGCAGTACATCTTTGAAACCGGGTTCACCGGCTACCGGCTGGGCTATTCCGCAGCCATCTCCTACATCTTCTTCGGACTGATAGTGCTCGTCTCGGTCATGCAGTTCGTCATCACCCGCCGCAGGAGTGCATAA
- a CDS encoding carbohydrate ABC transporter permease — translation MAIQTLDRPESGTRTSQDLRQPRKKMTAGKMAAVAVAALIAVLWLVPFAWATATAFKTETDAAAPKISWVPPSGFTPEAFVKVFQDGNIPLWTWNSLYTSAAITAITLVISALVAYALSRIDFKGKKVLMTVIIASIIVPPPVLIIPLFYQMLALHMIDTSWAIILPQVIHPAMVFVLKKFFDQIPRELEEAAVMDGASRMRIFTQIVLPLSRPILAAVAIFVFIGAWNNFLWPFIATNDGALLTLPVGLQTIKSAYGIQYAQNMASALLAALPLILVFLFFQRQIIKGVATTGLAGT, via the coding sequence ATGGCAATTCAGACCCTCGACCGCCCCGAGTCAGGCACGCGTACCAGCCAGGACCTCCGCCAGCCACGCAAGAAGATGACGGCAGGCAAGATGGCCGCCGTCGCGGTCGCGGCGCTGATCGCAGTCCTCTGGCTGGTCCCCTTCGCCTGGGCAACCGCCACCGCCTTCAAGACCGAGACGGATGCCGCGGCTCCGAAGATCAGCTGGGTCCCGCCGTCGGGCTTTACGCCCGAAGCGTTCGTGAAAGTGTTCCAGGACGGCAACATCCCGCTGTGGACATGGAACTCCCTGTACACCTCGGCGGCCATCACGGCCATCACCCTGGTGATCTCTGCGCTCGTGGCCTACGCGCTGTCCCGGATCGACTTCAAGGGCAAGAAGGTGCTGATGACGGTGATCATCGCCTCCATCATCGTCCCGCCGCCGGTCCTGATCATCCCGCTCTTCTACCAGATGCTCGCCCTGCACATGATCGACACCTCCTGGGCCATCATCCTGCCGCAGGTCATCCACCCGGCGATGGTGTTCGTGCTCAAGAAGTTCTTCGACCAGATTCCCCGCGAACTTGAAGAAGCGGCAGTGATGGACGGCGCCAGCCGCATGCGGATCTTCACCCAAATCGTCCTGCCGCTGTCCCGGCCCATCCTGGCCGCCGTCGCCATCTTCGTGTTCATCGGCGCCTGGAACAACTTCCTGTGGCCCTTCATCGCCACCAACGACGGCGCACTCCTCACCCTGCCGGTGGGGCTGCAGACCATCAAGAGCGCCTACGGCATCCAGTACGCGCAGAACATGGCGTCCGCCCTGCTCGCTGCGCTGCCGCTCATCCTCGTCTTCCTCTTCTTCCAGCGCCAGATCATCAAGGGCGTCGCGACGACCGGCCTCGCCGGAACCTGA